The sequence TGTGGCCGGAGCCTTTAGCGGCGGAGGAGAAACAGAGACCCATATAgtttatttataggattttacgGTTTCTTTGACCCTACGCAATGAGGATGTTTTCTTAGGGGGAGGTTTTGTTGGCATTAATGAATGGGAAAATGAGGTTGCCATCGAAACAGCATTGCCAGAGAGaaatgtagagagagagagacatgggAGACATTAGACATAGAAGCTTCGATATGCGTTGGTCAAGAAATTAGACTTTTCTTTGgacatcaaatatattaaatttttcaacatgtaattttgttttttggaaaaacTAAGAAATTTCAGGTtataaaatgagaatttaagGTCTATAAATTTTAGGTTGCAAATGTCAAAAATTGAGAATTTTAGGTTAAAGTATTTTGAAACTATACTAgtttagttttgatattttaatcaATTGATAACTAGGCAAATAATCGAAACTATATCAATAGATTAAGTacccaacaaaaagaaaaataaaatcgtGGTACTTTGATGCTTGAGCAGCTCGTGATACTCGGTGACTCCACTTGTTGTTTAATATGGAGTAACGAATTTGAGTTCTGTTTCTAAATTTGCAAAAAGTTTAAATTGAAGAgattagtttatttgatatgTTTCTAATGGCAATTTAATGAGtatgtttggttcggttccTTAGAATAATCTCGTTTATGTGTAAgcttttttactttggttttcttttctttttttggtcttttgaccaaatatattatatgagaCAAAATTAAAAGTAGCATTTTTTCAGCTCTAGAATTTCTAAAgacaatttaaaatttcaagatTTGCAGAGTAAAATAAAGTGATACATGAGGAGAAGAGTAAAATCAAACTTGCTAGTTGTCATCATTATAAGTCTGTCTATCAATATAAGAAGCTTCTGCACGAGCCTCCTCCAACTTTGCTGAGAGCTCTTTCATGAAAGGTGTGCTTGTTCCGTGGCTGATCCGCAGAACGTCAAATGCCTTAGTCAGTGAACTCACCGCCTCTTTGGTTTCCCCCAGCAACCTGAAACATAACAATTATTATGCTTTTTATCCGCAGAATATGATAGAAACAAAACACCAAGTTATTGCACTCAGACTCAGATTAACATAGAGAGTTAATATGGACAATAATTTCCTACAGGCACACTATAAAACAGTAGTGTTTGTATCCACACTTACGCAGGGATTCAAACTTAGGGATATCCAATTTCGTACCACCAAGCCAACCTCTTTTGGTAAATACGGAATGTTGCATCTAGGTCTACCCATATACATATTACTCTGAGGTCCTAATCGGAAGTCACAGTAGAGTAAAAGTCTCAAGCCACTATGGTAATGTAAAAGTAACTGGGAACATGTAATGGAATGCTTGCTTCAATAGTTTAGGAACAACACTTATTTGGCCCTATCGATATTACAGGAGAATTAAATCGACGTGATATAGATCACAATTGTGTCTTCCAATTCAATTTCAGTCTCTGCAGCTCAAAATCTAATCCAGGTAATACAGTAAACTACAGAAAGGATAAAAGACGTTTTTATATACCATTCGAGTTTTCCCTGGGTATAGAACTGCAGTCCAATCAAAGGATGGGTTGCTGGATATACTCCTGCAAATTTATAAACAAAGTAAGCACAAGTAATATAACCACCAAAAGAATTTGAATGATTCTACGATTACTGTTAGCTGTTTTTGTTAAAGGAATAATTAGCAGCCATTAGTACTAGTACAGTTGGTTTCTGATACTGTAGGCAATTAAGTTCGTAcagtaattataagaaaactCTTGAGAGCTTCGAAGGTACGTTCAAAATATAATTCCCACACCAAGATCTATATACTAGAagtccaaaagaaaaagaaaaatattgataaaactTTCTGTGTCAAGAAGATTAAGTAGACATACTTTGGTAAACAGGGACTATTAGCCTGCAGTAATTCAAAGCTTCTCTCCAGCTTTCTACATCCATTAGCATCTGCAAAAGAATGCGTAACAGCAAGCTTTGAGACACCACATTTGTATCTTCTTTCCAGAACTCTGTATAACttccaaaaatccaaaaccttCTTTCTAAAACAAACGTACCTTGAGAAGTTTTTCACGGGTTCTCATTAAAGTAATGGAGAAAGAATTGTAAAGCGTCACTTGTAGTTTCTCAATTGTCTTATATAGTTCAATAGCGCCTTGTTTATCTGCAAATGGTCAAAGATTCTCTCAGACAACTTGCAACACAGCTCAATGTAACCAAGATCAGTTAATCTTGTTCAGGCATATAAATGCAGATATTGGAGGAAGCAAAACAGGCAAAAGATTACTTTCTGCAGAAGGAGATGCAGGAGCATTCTCTGAAACTCTTTTGACCTCACTTGCTAACTTTTTAACCTCTTCCTTGCTCCTAAGAAGCAAGCATTTCTGGCAAACAAAGCCTTTTTCTTCTGCAAAAGTAAACAAATGAGGATTAGAAAGGGATCAAGAATGTTCTCAGACACACAAACTACGTAGTTAATTTTTAACATACCAGGATCACGGAGTAAGAAACCAGTGCATTTCTCATCGGCACACCGATAACCTTCCAATATTGCACTTTCTTCAATATCATGAGGTTTTCCCTTAGATACGAAAAATTAGGGTACATGTTGTAAGAAATCTATATTGAGTGGTCAAGTGCAAACTCCATTTGTAAATAAGTGGGAGGATTAATGACTACTTACAAAGTTATTGCAACGAGCACACTGACAGTGGAAGAGGTATTGTTCTTTTAAAGACTTCTGCCGAGTCAGAGTGCTTCCAGCGGTTTCAATATAGCTGATAGTTATCTGACCAAAGGCAAAGGATCTAACAGCTATATGTCAGTGTTCTACTAGCATATACGAAAGACTCAAGATGAAACAAAGCAGAAACTACCTCTGAATCCTTTGGTATCTTATCTATCGCCCGGACAACAGCCATCTGCTCCTCAAACACTAAAATCGCATTGGGAGAGCAGCTACAGAGCAAAAGATTTAGGCAGGAAACAAAGTGattaaagaacacaaagaaaACAGACTAGTGAAGCATTTACCTGTGATTTATGATGGAGACAAAGGGAAACAATCCTATCCCTTGAGGTCTCAATTCGCTATCACAAATGGTATGAGCATTGCATGAAAACTGTGTTCAGTAGAAATGAAAGTGGCTTAAGTATATCCCTGAACAACATTCAGGTAAAGACTCATACAAAAAGTTATCCCAGTTGTCCCACCGGATACTTGATACTCCTCAAATAAAACGAGGCCAATCTCTAGTTCTCAACTAAAACACTTTGACCAATCTCTTTTGATTCGTAATAGTATTTTCATGAGTATTTGGATGCAAAGTCATATCATCATCAACCTATCTGTATAATACGAAAAGGATAACTACCAACTGCAGCTTGCAGGAAGCCAGCTCAGTCTTTTTCAAGCAAAAACTTGaagaatagaaagaaagaaaaagtgcTGGTGTAGAACCTTTGAAAAGTTCTCGGCGATCTCTCTTAGGTCAACACTAGGTAATTGAAGAATCAAGTTCACAAGATTAGCCATCTGTGCATACAACAACATCTGCTTTTCATCAATCTCAGACATGTCTACCAAATGCAAGGTTAAAGACTACAAATTTCCAGGGGTAAAGAGATTATCATTCATCAATATCACAAAactataaaacccaaaatagaGAGGATACGGGACACCAAAGCCTCCACCAAACTATAATTGTCAGTTGTTGTAACTGGCAGGACCTGGACAAGATAAATACGTAAAGAAATTAGGATACATAGACTGCTATCAAACATGTATACAAATGAATGAGCTATCAAAGGTGAATGCAAGTAACAGAAAAGAGTCATAGCTGATGATAATAATAACCTTTTCATTTTGCAAATTCCTCTTGATGTAAAGTTTGACCATCAGACGTATCGTAGGAGTAACAAACTTCCGTTTCTCTTTGTCAAGCGTAGAGAGAGCTTTGCATTCATGGCGATGCAACTTCCACTCTGACTtctgaaaaaaatcaaaacaacctAAAACGAATCAATCATCAACTGAATAGAGGActtaaaacaaatatcaaaacaaaacatcaactaaaataaaaccTGGCAAGAGCTCCCACAGTACCAAACAACTTGACAACCAGAACATCTCTTAAGGTTATTATCATTGGTCTTGAAACATCCATCACATCTTGATTCCGAGGAGGAcgatgtattattattattattattcggAACACAAATATATGGCTTTTGGCTTAGAATCACTTCGCCTTttaagaaaacacacacaaaaattagtaaaaaaagcGGTTGGTCGATTGAAACCCTAAATAATAAACCCTAGGGActgggagagagagatagagatgaaCCTGGACGAAAACCTCTGGTAGCGAAAAGAGAGCGGCCTTTCTGTGGAAGATTCAAAACGCTTAAGCAGCGATCTTCCAGAAACCTCTCCAAATCCGCCATTAGTGAAGCTTCCTCCATTGGAACACTTTAACGAGAGGTTTCGAGAGAGATCAACGGTAACTTTGAACCAATCAATTCTGAAATTTAGGGGTCAATTTTTGTTTCAGCCTCACCCCCGGACCGCCAGATTCTTTGTTCTTCCGGGTTTTGGCGGAGATTTTATTAGATTGCATTTACATCCCTTTTcgaatttatacaattttccaCAATTTGACAGAGATTTTAATAGTTGCATTTACATCCCTTTTTcgaatttatacaattttcacAATTTGACggagattttattatttacatttagacccatttttcttttgttttagagATTTGGAAAAATCTGGTAAGAAGTTATTTGTGATTATATTGGAGAAATTACAGAGACTTTGGTACATATAGCTGCATATGTAATATTgagttttaataattttgtgtaatgtcttttttttttttttttttttttttttttttttttttttttttttttNAACAAAGAACAAGGTTGGCTCAAAAGAGACACTCCGCAGGgacattgtttacataggtaactaaATGCGGAACCGTGCGGACTCTCCGCGCTagattatccgctttaccattaTGAGCTCGTGGGACGTAGACTAACGAGAAAGAAGCAAACTCCTCCTTGTCTGCAtgtatgtcctccaaataaggcataaaagctggccactctgcaggcgaagacaccatcttcactaagtcggaGCAGTCGGTGAGAAAGATTACAGATTGATTATCCGCCCCAATCATACATCGCATAGCCCAGACAAGGGCTTCGATCTCGGCATGAAGAGGGGAAAGGCTACGATGAAGGTTGGCTGCTCCCATAGTGGGGGCGTCACCCTAGGGCGACGTACAAAACCATCCTCTACCTGCATAACAATACGtttctttccaagaaccatcaacaaaacaaatataactcgAAAGAGACCTAGGAACCCCTACTCCTCGGCCTCCGCCGGGAACACCTGTGCCAGGATTTTCTGGGACTAAAACCATGTCCTCTGACTGAGCCAGAGCCCATGTTTTTGCCTCATCCTCTGCTATCCGTAGGATCGCAAGAGGATTCGAATCCAGATTACTGAAAA comes from Camelina sativa cultivar DH55 chromosome 19, Cs, whole genome shotgun sequence and encodes:
- the LOC104767097 gene encoding histone-lysine N-methyltransferase ASHR1, which translates into the protein MEEASLMADLERFLEDRCLSVLNLPQKGRSLFATRGFRPGEVILSQKPYICVPNNNNNNTSSSSESRCDGCFKTNDNNLKRCSGCQVVWYCGSSCQKSEWKLHRHECKALSTLDKEKRKFVTPTIRLMVKLYIKRNLQNEKVLPVTTTDNYSLVEALVSHMSEIDEKQMLLYAQMANLVNLILQLPSVDLREIAENFSKFSCNAHTICDSELRPQGIGLFPFVSIINHSCSPNAILVFEEQMAVVRAIDKIPKDSEITISYIETAGSTLTRQKSLKEQYLFHCQCARCNNFGKPHDIEESAILEGYRCADEKCTGFLLRDPEEKGFVCQKCLLLRSKEEVKKLASEVKRVSENAPASPSAENKQGAIELYKTIEKLQVTLYNSFSITLMRTREKLLKMLMDVESWREALNYCRLIVPVYQRVYPATHPLIGLQFYTQGKLEWLLGETKEAVSSLTKAFDVLRISHGTSTPFMKELSAKLEEARAEASYIDRQTYNDDN